The Desulfovibrio sp. sequence CCGCTCCATGGTGGACCACCTTAAGGTCAAGATCGAAAGGTTGCAGTCCCGTTTCCCGGTGGGCTTGGGCGACTACGTACTGGACATCGGCGCCAATGACGGTACGTCCTTGGCGTTCTACCCTCAGGGTGGGGCCACCCTTTGCGGCATGGACCCATCTGCCGAGAAATTTCGGAGCCATTACCGGCCGGATATCAACTTGGTGGTGGACTTCTTCTCAGCTGAGCGCTTCCGCAAAGAGTTCGGCCAAGAGGCGCGTCCCAGGATCGTCACTTCGATTGCCATGTTCTACGATCTGGAAGATCCTCTTGGGTTCGTTCGCCAGATCAAGGAAATTTTGCACCCCAAGGGAGTGTGGCATTTCGAGCAAAGCTATCTGCCGCTTATGCTCGAGGCTAATGCCTACGATACTATCTGTCATGAGCACCTGGAGTACTACGGACTAAAGCAGATCAAATGGATGATGGACCGGGTGGGGTTTGAAATCCTGGATGTGGAATTGAACAGCATTAACGGCGGCAGCTTCGCCGTCACAGTGGCCCACCAGGGTTCCGGCCTTCCAGGCAATCCTGCAACCGTGCAGTTCCTTCTCGACGCTGAAGAACGCCTGGGAACACACACAGTGGATTTCTATGAGGCCTTTTCCAAGGGAGTAGAGGCCCATCGTGAGGGACTCAAGAACCTGCTGGTGGACCTTAAGTCGCAAGGAAAGATCGTACTGGGCTACGGGGCGTCCACCAAGGGCAACGTCATTCTGCAATATTGCGGCCTGACGCCTGAACTTCTGCCCGCTATCGCCGAGGTCAATGAGTCCAAGTTTGGATCCTACACACCAGGTACGTGTATACCCATAATCTCTGAGACGCAGGCTCGGGCCATGAAACCTGACTGTTTCGTTGTGTTCCCATGGCACTTCAGGGAAACCATCGTGGCTCGGGAACGTGAGTTTCTGGCTTCAGGCGGGACTCTCGTCTTTCCCCTGCCAGTTATCGAAATCGTTTCTGGATGAAGCGGGTTCTCATCATTGGAGACCGGGGGCAGGACGGACGGCTCTTGCGTGAACTCCTGGAAGGGGAGGGCTGCGCTGTAACGGGCCTGTCCCGCCAAGCCACGACCCTGCCAGACGGGAGCGAGACGGCTCCTGTGAATGTGGCCGATGCAT is a genomic window containing:
- a CDS encoding class I SAM-dependent methyltransferase is translated as MHTEIKACRLCGDKRLTSLICLGEQHLTGVFPKDPAASLSKGPLDLVLCGDCGLVQLRHSFIPGEMYGQNYGYRSSLNRSMVDHLKVKIERLQSRFPVGLGDYVLDIGANDGTSLAFYPQGGATLCGMDPSAEKFRSHYRPDINLVVDFFSAERFRKEFGQEARPRIVTSIAMFYDLEDPLGFVRQIKEILHPKGVWHFEQSYLPLMLEANAYDTICHEHLEYYGLKQIKWMMDRVGFEILDVELNSINGGSFAVTVAHQGSGLPGNPATVQFLLDAEERLGTHTVDFYEAFSKGVEAHREGLKNLLVDLKSQGKIVLGYGASTKGNVILQYCGLTPELLPAIAEVNESKFGSYTPGTCIPIISETQARAMKPDCFVVFPWHFRETIVAREREFLASGGTLVFPLPVIEIVSG